The Gemmatimonadaceae bacterium sequence CGAGCACGCGCGCCGCGAGTGCCGTGACACCAAACGGTGAGGCGCCGGCGATCACCAGGGCGTCGCTGGTGCCGATGATGCTCTGGGAGTGGTTGAGCGACGTCTCGATGCGCTTGACCGAGGCCAGGCCCGCGGGATTCCACCACACGGCATCCACGGTGCCGGACGCCGAGGCGGTGGCGTTTCCGAGTCCGGCGGCGCGGGCACCGACGGGCAGCAGGAGGAACAAGGCCGCATCCGCCGCGGGCGGTCGCTGCTGAGCGGCCGCGCGAATGACTGGCACGAGGACTGGCGCGGCGCCAACGACCGCCCACGTGACCAGCCTACGGAATCGGCCGCGCCTCATCGGTCAGCATGATCGGCAGTCCGTCCCGGACGGGGTACGCGAGACGGCACGCCCCGCATCGCAGCTCGGACTCGGCCTCGCGGTACTCCAGTTTGGCCTTGCAACGCGGGCACGCCAGGATTTCCAGCAGCAGGTCCGACACCTTCACGCTCACTCCTTGGGAAGGGTAAAGCCGAGCCGGGCGAGCGCGGCCACGTTGCGGCGCCAGTTGGGGACGACCTTGACCCAGAGATCAAGGTACACCGCCCCACCAACCAGGGGTTCCACCTTGCCGCGCGCGGCGCGGCCGATCTCCCTGATGCGGCTGCCGCCATGTCCAATGAGGATCCGCTTCTGGCTCTCGCGCTCCACAGAGAGCGTGGCGCGAATGTACACGGGGGTCCGATCCTCCCGGAACTCCTCGATCTCGCAGTGCACGGCATATGGCAGCTCTTCTTCGAGTTGCTCGAACGCGGCTTCGCGCACGGCTTCGGCGACAAAGAACCTGAGCGGCTGCGTGCTGGCGTCCTCGGGGTCGAAATGGAACGGCCCTTCGGGCGCGGCCGCCTGGATGCTGAGGAGCAGCTCGGCAACTCCATCTCCTCGTGCCGCCGAGATGAATGCCGCCTCGGGGAACGTCGTTTGGAGCTGACGACGGCGGTCCTCGCCGAGCTCATCGAGCTTGTTGACGGCGACGATCAGCGGCGCGCGGCGGCTGAGTCCGAGGTTGGCGAGCGTGTCCGGTCCTGGGGCATCGTCGCGCTGCCCGTCCACGAGAAAGAGCACGAGATCAGCGCCCTCAAGTGCTTCCAGTGCCTCACGTTTCATCGCGCGCTGCAGGTGATACTTTGGATCCAGCAGGCCGGGCGTGTCGGTGAAGATCAGCTGGACATCATCGGTCGAGTGAATCCCGACGACGCGCTGGCGACTGGACTGTGGCCTGGGGCTGACGATGGCGAACCGCTGCCCGATGAGTCGGTTAAACAGGGTGGACTTGCCGGCATTGGGTGCGCCGACGACGGCGACGAAGGCGCAGCGGGTCACGGGTGAAGCGGAAGTGGGGAGGAAAAAAAACGCGGGCCATCCGGAGGGATGGCCCGCGAAGGGGTGCCAGCGACGGCCTACTCTCCCGCGATCTCTCGATCGGAGTACCATCGGCGCTGCAGGGCTTAACTGCCGTGTTCGG is a genomic window containing:
- the era gene encoding GTPase Era, with amino-acid sequence MTRCAFVAVVGAPNAGKSTLFNRLIGQRFAIVSPRPQSSRQRVVGIHSTDDVQLIFTDTPGLLDPKYHLQRAMKREALEALEGADLVLFLVDGQRDDAPGPDTLANLGLSRRAPLIVAVNKLDELGEDRRRQLQTTFPEAAFISAARGDGVAELLLSIQAAAPEGPFHFDPEDASTQPLRFFVAEAVREAAFEQLEEELPYAVHCEIEEFREDRTPVYIRATLSVERESQKRILIGHGGSRIREIGRAARGKVEPLVGGAVYLDLWVKVVPNWRRNVAALARLGFTLPKE
- a CDS encoding Trm112 family protein is translated as MSDLLLEILACPRCKAKLEYREAESELRCGACRLAYPVRDGLPIMLTDEARPIP